A DNA window from Phoenix dactylifera cultivar Barhee BC4 chromosome 13, palm_55x_up_171113_PBpolish2nd_filt_p, whole genome shotgun sequence contains the following coding sequences:
- the LOC103696889 gene encoding transcription factor bHLH148-like yields the protein MAISNSEGDSAAKEGERKRKRNAEVRPSPSKWRTESEQKLYSSKLLEALRRVRRGAPAEPPRSRAVREAADRALAMAARGRTRWSRAILSTRTLKLKSRKRRPAGPARLKNPLADAAGKKTSPVLQWKARVLGRLIPGCRKLSFLTLLEEASDYIAALEMQVRAMSALTEILSSSSSSSSASGAPPSDQLGSS from the coding sequence ATGGCGATCTCGAATTCTGAGGGGGATTCAGCTGCAAAAGAAGGGGAAAGGAAGCGGAAGCGGAACGCTGAGGTTCGACCGTCGCCGTCCAAGTGGAGGACCGAGAGCGAGCAGAAGCTCTACTCCTCGAAGCTCCTCGAAGCCCTGCGGCGCGTCCGACGCGGGGCGCCGGCGGAGCCCCCGCGGAGCCGCGCCGTCCGGGAGGCAGCGGACCGCGCGCTGGCGATGGCCGCGCGTGGCCGGACGCGGTGGAGCCGGGCAATCCTGTCCACCCGGACGCTCAAGCTCAAGTCGCGCAAGCGGCGGCCCGCCGGCCCCGCCCGGCTCAAGAACCCCTTGGCCGATGCGGCGGGGAAGAAGACATCGCCGGTGCTGCAGTGGAAGGCGAGGGTCCTCGGCCGGCTGATACCGGGTTGCCGGAAGCTCTCCTTCCTGACGCTTCTCGAGGAGGCCTCCGACTACATCGCCGCTCTCGAGATGCAGGTCCGCGCTATGAGCGCCCTCACTGagatcctctcctcctcctcctcctcctcctccgcctccggcgCGCCGCCGtccgaccagctcggctcgtcTTAG